A window of Planctomycetota bacterium contains these coding sequences:
- a CDS encoding beta-hydroxyacyl-ACP dehydratase has protein sequence MRWLWIDKFTSLEPRTSAVAVKNVTAAEEHLHDLYPGFPVCPHSLIVEGMAQTAGILVGHANDFALKVILAKVGKAEFHRLTVPGDTLTFSAKIDTLNDTGAGITGKVTNQDGHDVADIQLMFSHIDNNMGGRSFPEHNFVFHDDFKDLVRGITERGSVEL, from the coding sequence ATGCGCTGGCTCTGGATCGACAAGTTCACGTCACTCGAACCGCGGACCTCCGCGGTCGCGGTCAAGAACGTCACCGCAGCCGAGGAGCACTTGCACGATCTCTATCCCGGCTTCCCGGTCTGTCCGCACTCGCTGATCGTCGAGGGCATGGCCCAGACGGCCGGCATCCTCGTCGGGCATGCCAACGACTTCGCCCTGAAGGTGATCCTCGCCAAGGTCGGCAAGGCTGAGTTTCATCGCCTCACCGTCCCAGGTGACACGCTGACGTTTTCGGCCAAGATCGACACGCTCAACGACACCGGCGCCGGCATCACCGGCAAAGTCACCAATCAGGACGGCCACGACGTCGCGGACATCCAACTGATGTTCAGCCACATCGACAACAACATGGGCGGTCGGTCGTTCCCCGAGCACAACTTCGTCTTCCACGACGATTTCAAGGACCTCGTTCGCGGCATCACCGAGCGTGGTTCGGTGGAGCTCTGA
- the rplU gene encoding 50S ribosomal protein L21 has translation MYAIIDDNGKQRKVSEGDIVRIDRPYNAEEKSITFDRVLLVGGDDVKVGSPAVAGASVTADVLRQVKDKKIVIQKWKRRKGDNTKSGHRQKYTEVKITGISV, from the coding sequence ATGTACGCAATCATCGACGACAACGGCAAGCAGCGCAAGGTTTCCGAAGGCGACATCGTCCGCATCGACCGCCCCTACAACGCCGAGGAAAAGTCGATCACCTTCGACCGCGTCCTGCTGGTCGGCGGCGATGATGTGAAGGTCGGATCCCCCGCCGTTGCCGGTGCGTCCGTGACCGCCGACGTGCTCCGGCAGGTCAAGGACAAGAAGATCGTCATCCAGAAGTGGAAGCGTCGCAAGGGTGACAACACCAAGTCCGGCCACCGTCAGAAGTACACCGAAGTGAAGATCACCGGCATCAGTGTCTGA
- the purF gene encoding amidophosphoribosyltransferase, producing the protein MSTSLPIYDQNIDTVEKKEKCGLFGIWGTEQASRVTYQGLFAQQHRGQESAGIAVRKRDGELNGHAGMGLVSQVFKNGRLFEEELAGHAAIGHVRYSTTGSSEVCNAQPILQRYHLGPVALAHNGNLVNGEVLRRQYEEHGHIFQSTTDTEIIVHLLAKPSHASKADPLPHVLKHLQGAYALLFLFPDRIECVRDPWGIRPLSIGKLPGGEWVVASETCAFDAINATFVRDVEPGEIVCLNDEGMSSRCFIEPAEKRAQCVFEHVYFANPASRVFGQNVHVVRERMGRQLARESAVEADIVIPMPDSGRSAALGYSKESGIEFEEGIVPNRFVGRTFILPDQVARDAAVALKLNVIEELVRGKRVIVVDDSIVRGTTTRSKMRALRRAGAKEIHLRISCPPIRHPCFYGIDFATKKELIADGRSVEQIQNFLEVDSLAYLSLEGTVACSKVESDHACTACWTGEYKVPIDEATAKFNFERDQLRMFK; encoded by the coding sequence GTGAGTACCTCGCTGCCGATCTACGACCAGAACATCGACACCGTCGAGAAGAAAGAGAAGTGCGGGCTGTTCGGGATTTGGGGAACCGAGCAGGCGAGCCGGGTGACGTACCAGGGCCTGTTCGCGCAGCAACATCGCGGGCAGGAGTCGGCCGGCATCGCCGTGCGCAAGCGTGACGGCGAGCTCAACGGCCACGCGGGCATGGGACTGGTGTCCCAAGTCTTCAAGAACGGCCGACTTTTCGAAGAAGAACTCGCCGGCCACGCCGCCATCGGCCACGTCCGCTACTCCACCACCGGCAGCTCCGAAGTCTGCAACGCCCAGCCCATCCTCCAACGTTACCACCTCGGCCCCGTGGCACTGGCCCACAACGGCAACCTCGTCAACGGTGAAGTCCTCCGCCGTCAGTACGAAGAGCACGGCCACATTTTTCAGTCGACCACCGACACCGAAATCATCGTCCACCTGCTGGCCAAGCCGAGCCATGCCAGCAAGGCCGACCCGTTGCCGCACGTGCTCAAACACCTTCAAGGCGCGTATGCACTGCTGTTTCTGTTTCCCGACCGGATCGAATGCGTGCGTGATCCGTGGGGCATTCGGCCGCTGAGCATCGGCAAACTGCCCGGCGGCGAGTGGGTCGTGGCGAGCGAGACGTGCGCGTTCGATGCAATCAACGCCACGTTCGTGCGCGACGTCGAACCGGGCGAGATCGTTTGCCTCAATGACGAAGGCATGTCCAGCCGCTGCTTCATCGAGCCGGCGGAGAAGCGTGCGCAGTGCGTGTTCGAGCATGTGTACTTCGCCAACCCGGCGAGCCGGGTCTTTGGGCAGAACGTGCATGTCGTGCGCGAGCGGATGGGTCGGCAGCTGGCACGCGAGAGCGCCGTCGAGGCCGACATCGTCATCCCCATGCCCGATAGCGGCCGATCCGCGGCACTGGGTTACTCGAAAGAGTCCGGCATCGAGTTCGAGGAAGGGATCGTGCCCAACCGCTTCGTCGGCCGCACGTTCATCCTCCCCGATCAGGTCGCCCGCGATGCCGCCGTGGCGCTCAAGCTCAACGTCATCGAGGAACTCGTCCGCGGCAAACGCGTCATAGTCGTCGACGACAGTATCGTCCGCGGCACCACGACACGCTCGAAGATGCGCGCCCTGCGCCGCGCCGGTGCAAAGGAAATCCACCTACGCATCAGCTGCCCGCCGATCCGGCATCCGTGTTTCTACGGCATCGACTTCGCCACCAAGAAAGAGCTCATCGCCGACGGCCGAAGTGTCGAGCAGATTCAGAACTTTCTCGAAGTGGACAGTCTCGCCTACCTCTCGCTCGAAGGCACGGTCGCGTGCAGCAAGGTCGAGTCTGACCATGCCTGCACCGCCTGCTGGACCGGCGAGTACAAAGTGCCCATCGACGAGGCGACGGCCAAGTTCAACTTCGAGCGCGACCAGCTCCGAATGTTCAAATGA
- a CDS encoding acyl carrier protein, which translates to MDRNEIFEKVQEVLVEALGVDDDEVTADAVIRDDLGAESIDFLDIQFRLEKEFGFKIPRGEMMPENIAQNEEYVKDGKMTEAGITELKSRMPHADFKDFEAGSELDEMSKLFTVDAIVNYVERKLGEGE; encoded by the coding sequence ATGGATCGCAATGAAATTTTCGAGAAGGTGCAGGAAGTTCTCGTCGAAGCGCTCGGCGTCGACGATGACGAAGTGACGGCCGACGCCGTTATCCGCGACGACCTCGGGGCCGAGAGTATCGACTTCCTCGACATCCAGTTCCGCCTGGAAAAAGAGTTCGGCTTCAAGATCCCGCGGGGCGAGATGATGCCCGAGAACATCGCCCAGAACGAAGAGTACGTGAAGGACGGCAAGATGACCGAAGCGGGCATCACCGAACTCAAGAGCCGCATGCCCCACGCCGACTTCAAAGACTTCGAGGCCGGCAGTGAGCTCGACGAGATGAGCAAGCTGTTCACCGTCGACGCGATCGTGAACTACGTCGAGCGGAAGTTGGGGGAGGGGGAGTAG
- a CDS encoding serpin family protein, whose product MKHLMLLAIPMVWILVGCDDGEPQPPIEPAEPVEPPQAEVEPVSLDAATAATNAFALDLLRTVEGDDLHLSPVSIAAAFSMVAYGARGETHAEMLRTLHLDEVPGNTAGGFAKLTRSSDGFKLSVINAVWAAEDLQIESDYEVNLQLNFGVGVIPLDFTDPEAAAERINSWVEQTTAERITDLVSPDSIDPDATRLMLTSAVYFNADWQQPFEKESTFDRPFATPGGAVDVPRMHQTARFGYAKLDAAAALRMPYEGDATMVVLLPDEGESLDAIIDQLDVSKLDAALVDQQVRVGIPKFQTRFNTSLIETMKSLGMTLPFAEGADFGGITTTETLRVGTAVHEMYIRVDEKGTQAAAATALGMEATSIPPMDMAEFIVDRPFAYLIRSADGVILFAGKVSDPRK is encoded by the coding sequence ATGAAACACTTGATGCTGCTGGCAATCCCGATGGTGTGGATTCTTGTCGGTTGTGATGACGGTGAGCCGCAGCCGCCGATCGAGCCGGCTGAGCCGGTCGAGCCCCCGCAGGCTGAGGTGGAACCAGTCTCCCTCGATGCCGCGACCGCGGCGACCAATGCCTTCGCGCTGGACTTGCTGCGAACGGTGGAGGGCGACGACTTGCACCTCTCGCCCGTGAGCATCGCGGCGGCATTCAGCATGGTTGCCTACGGCGCACGTGGGGAGACCCATGCCGAGATGCTCCGAACCCTGCACCTGGACGAGGTCCCCGGGAACACGGCTGGCGGTTTCGCAAAGCTGACTCGATCATCCGACGGTTTCAAGCTCAGTGTGATCAACGCCGTCTGGGCCGCTGAAGATCTTCAGATTGAGTCGGATTATGAGGTAAATCTGCAGTTGAACTTCGGTGTGGGCGTCATCCCATTGGACTTCACCGATCCTGAAGCGGCTGCAGAACGGATCAACAGCTGGGTCGAGCAAACCACCGCCGAACGCATCACGGACCTGGTTAGTCCCGACAGCATCGACCCGGACGCGACCCGGCTCATGCTGACCAGCGCAGTGTACTTCAATGCCGATTGGCAACAGCCGTTTGAGAAGGAATCGACCTTCGACCGCCCGTTCGCCACGCCCGGTGGTGCGGTAGACGTCCCGAGGATGCACCAAACCGCGCGATTCGGTTACGCCAAGCTCGACGCTGCCGCTGCATTGCGGATGCCGTACGAGGGCGACGCGACCATGGTCGTGCTGCTGCCCGACGAGGGCGAATCACTCGACGCCATAATCGATCAGCTTGATGTATCCAAACTCGACGCGGCACTGGTCGATCAGCAAGTCCGTGTGGGCATTCCCAAGTTCCAGACCCGGTTCAACACGTCGCTGATCGAGACGATGAAGTCGCTCGGAATGACGCTGCCATTCGCCGAGGGGGCCGATTTTGGAGGGATCACCACGACCGAGACGTTGCGCGTCGGCACGGCGGTTCACGAGATGTACATCCGGGTTGATGAAAAAGGCACCCAAGCCGCCGCAGCGACGGCGCTCGGCATGGAGGCAACCAGCATTCCGCCGATGGACATGGCCGAGTTCATCGTCGACCGCCCATTTGCGTACCTGATCCGCAGTGCGGACGGGGTCATCCTGTTCGCGGGGAAGGTGAGCGATCCGCGCAAATAA
- a CDS encoding LysM domain-containing protein produces MRLARNELKIAVAAMCLLVLFAAVYLVIKLTSDNGTIVADSGDQPSVPVTDETGTEATDETEPVTVMDDEPVDPFETEPTVDPSEASSAWDELFAGGDSPTLMQTPGADGSEPQLAGDLGGGIELGDDDDVEPDLARLSAGTTDLPDTPADDVDDTPVPDFTGPRTYIVKQGDSFYTIARDQLGDANLYRAIEQANPLVDPRRIRPGMEIKLPDVSNLRSGNGTRAVAPEADLTIDGHVIKPGETLSDIALQHYGKSYLWRDIYEANRDKLESPNRLKVGVVLTIPELTE; encoded by the coding sequence ATGCGTCTAGCCCGAAATGAACTGAAGATCGCCGTCGCGGCAATGTGTCTGCTTGTTCTGTTCGCCGCGGTGTACTTGGTGATCAAGCTCACGAGCGACAACGGGACCATCGTTGCCGACTCCGGCGATCAGCCGAGTGTGCCCGTGACCGACGAAACCGGCACGGAAGCGACCGACGAAACCGAACCGGTCACCGTGATGGACGACGAGCCGGTCGATCCGTTCGAAACCGAGCCGACCGTTGACCCGTCCGAGGCGAGCAGTGCCTGGGACGAACTTTTTGCCGGCGGCGACAGCCCGACGCTGATGCAGACGCCCGGCGCCGACGGCTCCGAGCCGCAGTTGGCCGGCGACCTCGGTGGTGGCATCGAACTCGGCGACGACGATGATGTCGAGCCGGACCTCGCCAGGCTTTCGGCCGGCACGACCGACCTGCCCGACACGCCCGCTGACGACGTCGATGACACGCCCGTCCCGGACTTCACCGGCCCGCGAACGTACATCGTCAAGCAAGGCGACAGCTTCTACACCATCGCCCGCGATCAACTCGGCGACGCCAATCTCTACCGTGCCATCGAGCAGGCCAACCCGCTTGTCGACCCGCGTCGCATCCGCCCGGGCATGGAGATCAAGCTACCCGACGTCTCCAATCTTCGCAGCGGCAACGGCACCCGCGCCGTCGCCCCCGAGGCCGACCTCACCATCGACGGCCACGTCATCAAACCCGGCGAGACGCTCTCCGACATCGCGCTCCAGCACTACGGCAAGAGCTATCTCTGGCGCGACATCTACGAAGCCAACCGCGACAAACTCGAAAGTCCAAACCGCCTGAAAGTCGGTGTTGTGCTGACTATCCCGGAGCTTACCGAGTAG
- a CDS encoding 3-hydroxyacyl-ACP dehydratase FabZ family protein: MKFRLIDSIESVSDDKSKLVARKNVSLAEEYLGDHFPSFPVLPGVMMLEALTQASAWLVHLRSDFAHSMVVLKRARNVRYGTFVAPGDTLDVTVELKKEADGIATFDAVGTVAGERALAGKLDLSAFNLADKQAAPVEVDSRLVAHHKAAWATLTATGPLNL; this comes from the coding sequence TTGAAATTCCGCCTCATTGACAGCATCGAATCGGTCAGCGACGACAAGTCGAAGCTTGTGGCGCGCAAGAACGTGAGCCTCGCCGAGGAGTACCTCGGCGACCATTTTCCGAGCTTTCCGGTGTTGCCGGGCGTGATGATGCTCGAAGCCCTGACCCAGGCGTCGGCGTGGCTGGTGCATCTGCGGAGCGACTTTGCCCACAGCATGGTGGTGCTCAAACGGGCCCGCAACGTCCGTTATGGCACGTTCGTCGCCCCCGGCGATACGCTCGACGTGACCGTCGAACTCAAGAAGGAAGCCGACGGCATAGCGACGTTCGACGCGGTCGGCACGGTCGCCGGTGAGCGGGCGTTGGCCGGCAAGCTGGACCTGTCGGCGTTCAACCTCGCCGACAAGCAGGCCGCCCCGGTTGAGGTCGATTCCCGTTTGGTCGCACATCACAAAGCCGCCTGGGCTACGCTGACCGCGACCGGCCCTTTGAACCTGTAA
- a CDS encoding PAS domain S-box protein: MTHADPTLPPKGNDADESARLDAVNALAFEHGRLPVFDDLAALAAQVTDSPMALVSMATREVLEVKGAFGCDIERIPRSDALCNLVVMRSDFLEIADCLADSHTADNRFVAVDDGLRRYAGIQLRSDGETVGVLCVCGNAPGSLTADQRTAFERVARVAEQALQSHRRNVTRARSKAAQFDVLDLRGIGVAVTDTQGVLLDANDALCQFLGRTRADAIGRCVHDFAHPDDPTGSIETVGAWLAGDEPTLQCEKRYLRPDGESAWGCVTAVKSIDADGNPFTVAAVQDITPSVTAEADLADRERRLNDAQGRLDRFAIAGSAGFWETIEPDGIVYLSPRLKGLLGYTDPGQMEDSREAFFALMHPDDVPGVTVAYHRMRDLGEPFRVRYRLRHRNGTFRWFAARGERFEHDGRIHCSGSIHDINDAHKLEERRDVLLRELEVERRRLEEIIEINPNLLFWKDRAGVYQGCNDATARMFGIPKDQLQGMTDADLPFAPEQVEAFRRDDEHVIRTGVPMRAKEEDVSGPGGSQRVFSTTKIPMRDADGNVIGVLGIAEDVTERKQAELDMILFNQKLVQATGELEAKGVELKAARDRADAATAAAQLANQAKSDFLANMSHEIRTPMSAILGYADLLRDESILPDDRNAHIATIRRNGEHLMSIINEILDLSKIEAGRMDVEQLEIELPTLLADVADLLKVRAAEKGIELVLRSEGPVPTQIVSDPVRLRQILLNLAGNALKFTEQGKVEIACELMPPDAAGKRMLRVFISDTGIGIHPDALGRLFESFEQADSSTTRRFGGTGLGLSISRQLAELLGGSIVCSSTAGKGTTFRVIIDPGPVDLDVCRPIDSLIISGSATAAVADRPSVPSLSGRVLLAEDGADNRQLLAHHLEAAGLDVTYVENGRDAIEAIAQAEKTGRPFDCLLLDMQMPVMDGYTAARQLRAKGYQRPIAALTANAMSGDRERCIAAGCDTYFAKPVRPAELYEFIESAIDTGTVATRKLHSSFVDDPMMVELVGAFVADLPEHVVTLTRELDRLPDADALRQIKRTAHQLKGAGGGYGFDAITREATVLENAVTATASPDAVRKACHQFIELLRRVSGYDPAAEVRAAA; the protein is encoded by the coding sequence ATGACCCACGCCGACCCAACACTTCCGCCGAAGGGTAACGATGCCGACGAGTCGGCACGCCTCGACGCCGTGAATGCGCTGGCGTTTGAGCACGGCAGACTCCCCGTCTTTGACGATCTGGCGGCGCTCGCCGCGCAGGTGACCGACTCGCCCATGGCCCTTGTCTCGATGGCAACCCGGGAGGTGTTGGAGGTCAAGGGCGCGTTCGGCTGCGACATCGAAAGAATTCCGCGGTCCGACGCGCTATGCAACCTCGTGGTGATGCGGTCGGACTTTTTGGAGATCGCCGATTGTCTCGCGGATTCTCACACGGCCGATAATCGGTTCGTCGCGGTTGACGACGGGCTGAGACGCTACGCGGGTATCCAGTTGCGGAGCGATGGCGAAACGGTGGGCGTTCTGTGTGTTTGTGGCAACGCGCCAGGCTCGTTGACCGCCGACCAACGCACCGCTTTCGAACGGGTCGCGCGTGTCGCGGAGCAGGCGTTGCAAAGCCACCGCCGGAATGTGACGCGTGCCCGTTCCAAGGCCGCGCAGTTCGACGTGCTGGATCTGCGTGGGATTGGCGTGGCCGTGACCGACACACAGGGCGTCTTACTCGACGCCAACGATGCGCTGTGCCAGTTCCTCGGCCGCACCCGTGCCGATGCGATCGGACGTTGCGTGCATGACTTCGCTCACCCCGACGACCCGACCGGGAGCATCGAGACGGTCGGCGCATGGCTCGCCGGTGATGAGCCGACGTTGCAGTGTGAGAAGCGGTATCTTCGGCCCGACGGTGAATCGGCATGGGGGTGCGTAACGGCGGTGAAGTCGATCGACGCCGACGGCAACCCCTTCACCGTGGCGGCGGTTCAGGACATCACCCCTTCGGTCACGGCCGAGGCCGACCTGGCCGACCGTGAGCGTCGGCTCAACGACGCACAGGGCCGGCTCGACCGCTTCGCCATCGCCGGCAGCGCCGGCTTCTGGGAAACCATCGAACCCGACGGCATCGTGTACCTCAGCCCACGGCTCAAGGGCTTGCTCGGCTACACGGATCCCGGCCAGATGGAGGACAGCCGCGAGGCGTTCTTCGCGCTGATGCACCCCGACGACGTGCCGGGTGTCACCGTCGCGTACCACCGCATGCGTGATCTGGGCGAACCGTTCCGCGTTCGCTACCGATTGCGTCATCGCAACGGCACCTTCCGCTGGTTCGCCGCCCGTGGGGAGCGGTTCGAGCACGATGGCCGGATTCACTGCAGCGGCTCGATCCACGACATCAACGACGCGCACAAACTCGAAGAACGCAGGGACGTGCTGCTCCGCGAGCTCGAAGTCGAGCGTCGCCGGCTCGAAGAGATCATCGAGATCAACCCGAACCTGCTGTTCTGGAAAGACCGCGCCGGCGTCTACCAGGGCTGCAACGACGCGACCGCACGCATGTTCGGGATACCCAAAGACCAACTCCAGGGCATGACCGACGCGGACCTGCCGTTCGCACCCGAGCAGGTCGAGGCGTTTCGTCGGGATGACGAGCACGTCATCCGCACCGGCGTGCCGATGCGGGCCAAGGAGGAGGACGTGTCCGGCCCAGGCGGAAGCCAGCGCGTTTTCTCGACAACCAAGATCCCGATGCGTGACGCCGACGGAAACGTCATCGGCGTGCTGGGGATCGCCGAGGATGTTACCGAGCGAAAGCAGGCCGAGCTGGACATGATCCTGTTCAACCAGAAGCTCGTGCAGGCCACCGGCGAGCTTGAGGCCAAGGGTGTCGAACTGAAAGCCGCCCGGGATCGCGCCGACGCCGCGACGGCCGCCGCTCAACTGGCCAACCAGGCCAAGAGCGACTTCCTCGCCAACATGAGCCACGAGATCCGCACGCCGATGTCGGCGATCCTCGGGTACGCGGACCTGCTGCGCGACGAGTCGATCCTGCCCGACGATCGCAACGCCCACATCGCCACCATCCGTCGTAATGGGGAGCATCTGATGTCGATCATCAACGAGATCCTCGACCTCTCGAAGATCGAAGCGGGCCGAATGGACGTGGAGCAACTGGAGATCGAACTACCCACGCTGCTCGCCGATGTTGCCGATCTGCTCAAGGTTCGTGCGGCCGAGAAGGGCATCGAGCTCGTGCTGCGGTCCGAGGGACCGGTACCGACGCAGATCGTGAGCGATCCCGTGCGGCTTCGGCAGATTCTGCTCAACCTCGCCGGCAACGCACTGAAGTTCACCGAGCAGGGCAAGGTCGAGATCGCCTGCGAACTGATGCCGCCCGACGCGGCAGGCAAGCGAATGCTTCGCGTGTTCATCAGTGATACCGGCATCGGCATTCATCCCGACGCACTCGGTCGCCTCTTCGAGAGTTTTGAGCAGGCCGACTCGAGCACCACCCGACGCTTTGGCGGGACCGGTCTCGGGCTCTCGATCAGCCGGCAACTGGCGGAGCTGCTCGGCGGGTCGATCGTTTGCAGTTCCACTGCCGGCAAAGGGACGACGTTCCGGGTCATCATCGATCCCGGGCCTGTCGATCTGGATGTTTGCCGGCCGATCGACTCGTTGATCATTTCGGGCAGCGCCACCGCTGCCGTCGCGGATCGGCCGAGCGTGCCGAGCCTTTCGGGCCGTGTGCTTTTGGCCGAAGACGGGGCGGACAATCGGCAGTTGCTCGCTCACCACCTCGAAGCGGCCGGCCTGGATGTGACCTACGTGGAAAACGGCCGCGATGCGATCGAGGCGATTGCTCAGGCGGAGAAGACCGGGCGTCCGTTCGATTGCCTGCTGCTGGACATGCAAATGCCGGTCATGGACGGCTACACCGCCGCTCGCCAGTTGCGGGCCAAGGGTTACCAGCGCCCGATCGCCGCACTCACCGCCAACGCGATGAGCGGCGATCGCGAGCGATGCATCGCGGCAGGGTGCGACACCTACTTTGCCAAGCCCGTGCGTCCTGCGGAACTTTACGAGTTCATCGAGTCGGCGATCGACACCGGGACCGTGGCGACGCGCAAGCTCCACAGCAGCTTCGTCGACGACCCGATGATGGTTGAACTGGTGGGGGCGTTCGTGGCTGATCTGCCCGAGCACGTCGTCACGCTCACCCGCGAGCTTGATCGTCTGCCCGACGCGGACGCGCTGCGGCAGATCAAACGCACGGCCCACCAACTCAAAGGTGCCGGCGGAGGCTACGGGTTTGACGCGATCACCCGTGAGGCGACCGTCCTCGAAAACGCGGTGACTGCCACGGCGTCACCGGACGCGGTGCGCAAGGCCTGCCATCAGTTCATAGAACTTTTGCGTCGCGTGTCCGGCTACGACCCGGCTGCCGAAGTTCGGGCTGCCGCTTGA